In the genome of Drosophila pseudoobscura strain MV-25-SWS-2005 chromosome 3, UCI_Dpse_MV25, whole genome shotgun sequence, one region contains:
- the LOC4804968 gene encoding uncharacterized protein: MAQCPCHLPGTHHCGKELREKRQEFFRRDIDDITDSVMQVMRICGLMAWEVRRTREVIKRSFEHYDEVRYKIDLVPRKRFCKETFIHGLAVEAQMSRMDSQIAYSIVKRAFKAYYHGTAMEGKRLKSLMEGMKHSQQCLWLHAAKRTAEIYAAYAGLMHSEMLQFAERFECVYKSLYDVLCTRVIWDDENHCRCAWTSAVPSQISTISTMTAEMEVLFLKQNMAPSSAPSATAVVPSQLSVQVKEIIVNEGPPTGPASEVSSKSSRYNYGLKKVVQKKSSSKPPTVQSSKASLGRRRKKCTCPKLQCDRKFEREAPEITAECSQGPYVCRWLRYDEEEEQFKEHLVPFPPMEPAYDEGAGEEEHHGERLSATGIEDHDTDYCWLAPFRDWPRVDVEAVEEPEEEASMTPNSEEEEALFQCRCTCEIKQRAFPHLFTYLAPFKPIKPVVEEVTSVKDPEKCEEEEGIEDLLAKPPPCGVSPATYRCWLQPTPPPSDPESVTEEQPHIAVLAQDAKPKVAGISMDVTVKRQHHEKGSEVAKPSGPAPASKSQRSSTKTPNLRISMPAQAAAPKAPAKPAPTAVPAPAPAAIATPPAAKPPPTQSPAQVNQEEKLTKEDILNIIGL; this comes from the exons ATGGCCCAATGTCCGTGTCACCTGCCCGGCACACATCACTGCGGCAAGGAGCTGCGAGAGAAGCGCCAGGAATTCTTCCGGCGGGACATCGATGACATTACGGACAGCGTAATGCAGGTGATGCGGATTTGCGGCCTCATGGCCTGGGAGGTGAGGCGCACCAGGGAAGTGATAAAGCGTTCGTTCGAGCACTACGACGAGGTGCGCTACAAGATTGACTTGGTGCCCCGCAAGCGATTCTGCAAGGAGACCTTCATCCATGGGCTGGCCGTCGAGGCGCAGATGTCGCGTATGGACTCCCAAATCGCCTACTCAATCGTGAAGAGGGCCTTCAAGGCCTACTACCACGGGACCGCGATGGAGGGCAAGCGGCTGAAGTCCTTGATGGAGGGCATGAAGCATAGCCAGCAGTGCCTCTGGCTGCACGCGGCCAAGCGCACGGCCGAGATCTACGCGGCCTATGCGGGCCTGATGCACTCCGAGATGCTGCAGTTCGCGGAGCGCTTCGAGTGTGTCTACAAGAGTCTGTACGATGTGCTGTGTACTCGTGTGATCTGGGACGATGAGAACCATTGCCGCTGCGCCTGGACATCCGCGGTCCCCTCCCAGATCTCTACCATCTCCACAATGACCGCCGAGATGGAGGTGCTTTTCCTGAAGCAGAACATGGCTCCCAGCAGTGCACCCTCCGCAACGGCCGTGGTCCCCAGTCAGCTTTCCGTCCAAGTGAAAGAGATCATCGTGAATGAAGGGCCTCCGACAGGGCCGGCCAGCGAGGTCAGCTCAAAGTCGTCCCGATACAACTACGGACTGAAGAAAGTAGTCCAGAAGAAGTCCTCGAGTAAGCCACCAACTGTGCAGAGCTCCAAGGCAAGCCTCGGAAGGCGTAGGAAGAAGTGCACGTGTCCGAAGCTGCAGTGCGATCGGAAGTTCGAGCGAGAGGCGCCAGAGATCACGGCAGAGTGCAGCCAGGGGCCGTATGTGTGCCGCTGGCTCCGctacgacgaggaggaggagcagttcAAGGAGCACCTAGTTCCGTTCCCTCCCATGGAG CCTGCTTACGATGAGGGGGCtggggaggaggagcaccACGGAGAGAGGCTGTCGGCCACCGGCATTGAGGACCACGACACTGACTACTGTTGGCTTGCTCCGTTCCGCGACTGGCCCCGGGTGGACGTGGAGGCGGTGGAGGaaccggaggaggaggcaagcATGACCCCCAACTccgaagaggaggaggcgctCTTTCAGTGTCGCTGCACCTGCGAGATCAAGCAGCGCGCCTTCCCTCATCTCTTCACCTACTTGGCTCCCTTCAAGCCGATCAAGCCCGTGGTTGAGGAGGTGACTTCCGTCAAGGATCCAGAGAAGTGCGAAGAGGAAGAAGGCATTGAGGACTTGTTGGCGAAGcctccgccctgcggtgtcTCCCCGGCCACCTACCGCTGCTGGCTGCAGCCCACACCCCCTCCCAGCGATCCCGAGTCCGTTACAGAGGAACAGCCACACATCGCAGTGCTGGCCCAGGATGCGAAGCCCAAAGTAGCTGGCATTTCTATGGATGTCACCGTCAAGCGGCAGCACCACGAAAAAGGAAGCGAAGTGGCCAAACCATCAGGGCCTGCGCCCGCATCAAAGTCTCAGAGGTCTAGCACAAAAACACCCAATTTAAGGATTAGTATGCCAGCCCAAGCTGCTGCTCCTAAGGCACCGGCAAAGCCAGCTCCTACGGCTGTtcccgctccagctccagctgcgaTCGCCACTCCTCCAGCGGCCAAGCCCCCGCCAACTCAGTCTCCGGCTCAGGTAAACCAAGAGGAGAAGCTCACAAAGGAGGATATTTTGAATATCATTGGACTGTAG